A region from the Sulfurivermis fontis genome encodes:
- a CDS encoding TlpA family protein disulfide reductase, which translates to MTRAALILVLSLLLAACSSDTPQLANGSSAPGFTVPRLEGGTATFPDDFRGKVVAIRFWADWCPFCKDEMMALEPVYQRLHGEGLHILAVNVRQDADTAGNFVRKLGISYETLLDVSGEVARSYGVQGLPTTFFIDRSGKLHARILGESTPEVTERIVREMLAKQ; encoded by the coding sequence ATGACCAGGGCCGCACTGATCCTTGTTCTCTCTCTGCTCCTCGCCGCTTGCAGCAGCGACACGCCGCAACTCGCCAACGGCTCATCCGCACCAGGCTTCACCGTGCCGCGCCTGGAAGGCGGCACCGCCACCTTCCCCGACGACTTCCGCGGCAAGGTGGTGGCGATCCGCTTCTGGGCCGACTGGTGCCCGTTCTGCAAGGACGAAATGATGGCCCTGGAGCCGGTGTATCAGCGCCTGCATGGTGAAGGCCTGCACATCCTGGCGGTGAACGTGCGGCAGGATGCCGACACCGCCGGTAACTTCGTGCGCAAACTCGGCATCAGCTACGAAACCCTGCTCGACGTGTCCGGCGAGGTGGCACGCAGCTATGGCGTGCAGGGACTGCCGACGACCTTCTTCATTGACCGCAGCGGCAAACTGCATGCGCGCATCCTCGGCGAATCCACACCCGAGGTCACCGAGCGCATCGTGCGCGAGATGCTGGCCAAGCAATGA
- a CDS encoding sulfite exporter TauE/SafE family protein, translating to MNGEFTYALAFMTGLLGAGHCLGMCSGLAGGLAVHQSHWRKPLPLLGYHGSRIAVYVVLGALGAALGRTLVQTGALGKFQGQLIILAGAVIIVLGLGIAGLLPKLAPRRCPPGTPSQPPHRMARWHKQLAPIIAGVVNGLVPCSLVFSVALRATATADPMQAGLLMLCFGLGTLPAMGAVTALSGHIGCRAHGIAQRLAGVAVIALGAWTVYEGVIFYQVMSGLAN from the coding sequence ATGAACGGCGAATTCACCTATGCCCTGGCCTTCATGACCGGCCTGCTCGGCGCCGGCCACTGCCTCGGCATGTGCAGCGGCCTCGCCGGCGGCCTCGCCGTGCATCAGAGTCACTGGCGCAAGCCGCTGCCGCTGCTTGGTTATCACGGCAGCCGCATCGCCGTGTACGTCGTGCTCGGCGCGCTGGGTGCGGCACTGGGCAGAACGCTGGTACAGACCGGCGCACTGGGCAAGTTTCAGGGCCAGCTCATCATCCTTGCCGGCGCCGTCATCATCGTCCTCGGGCTCGGCATCGCCGGGTTGCTGCCGAAACTCGCACCGCGCCGCTGCCCGCCAGGGACACCCTCGCAGCCGCCGCACCGCATGGCGCGGTGGCATAAACAACTGGCGCCGATTATTGCCGGTGTCGTCAATGGACTGGTGCCGTGCAGCCTGGTGTTTTCCGTGGCGCTACGCGCCACCGCCACCGCCGATCCAATGCAGGCCGGACTGCTGATGCTGTGCTTCGGCCTCGGCACCTTGCCGGCGATGGGTGCCGTAACGGCACTGAGCGGTCACATCGGCTGCCGCGCCCACGGCATCGCCCAGCGCCTCGCCGGTGTCGCTGTCATCGCGCTCGGCGCCTGGACCGTATACGAAGGCGTGATCTTCTACCAGGTGATGAGCGGCCTGGCGAACTGA
- a CDS encoding nitrous oxide reductase accessory protein NosL, producing the protein MTDKLTRRNVLKALGLGTLAGLTFTRTANAMSNTDGTPMQFIPKTAPDANPLENELSKYPKCPYCGMDRTQWHHSRHLVHYEDDLVDGTCSLHCAALSLSINLDRGPKAIYAADFGSGDKIKPLINVDQATYLIGSQLPGTMSKTSKMAFASADAAKAAQKENGGELGDFNAALRQSYLNMAEDTIMIRARRAERRKKMMMDQQHKM; encoded by the coding sequence ATGACTGACAAATTGACCCGCAGAAACGTACTCAAGGCACTGGGGCTGGGCACCCTGGCCGGCCTCACCTTCACCCGCACCGCCAACGCGATGTCGAACACCGACGGCACGCCGATGCAGTTCATCCCCAAGACCGCACCCGACGCCAATCCGCTGGAAAACGAACTCAGCAAGTATCCCAAATGCCCCTACTGCGGCATGGATCGCACCCAGTGGCATCACAGCCGCCACCTGGTGCACTACGAGGATGATCTGGTCGACGGCACCTGCTCGCTGCACTGCGCCGCTCTCAGCCTGTCCATCAACCTCGATCGCGGCCCCAAGGCGATCTACGCCGCCGATTTCGGCTCCGGCGACAAGATCAAGCCGCTGATCAACGTCGACCAGGCCACCTACCTCATCGGCTCCCAACTGCCCGGCACCATGAGCAAGACCAGCAAGATGGCCTTCGCCTCCGCCGACGCCGCCAAGGCCGCGCAGAAGGAAAACGGCGGCGAGCTCGGTGACTTCAACGCCGCACTGCGCCAGAGCTACCTCAACATGGCCGAAGACACCATCATGATCCGCGCCCGCCGCGCCGAGCGCCGCAAGAAGATGATGATGGACCAGCAGCACAAGATGTAA
- a CDS encoding nitrous oxide reductase accessory protein NosL, translated as MHTTKHRLAALLLLTLATGLAHGGELNLPSPGPKDTCPVCGMFVALYPEWIATVLYQDGHAHHFDGAKDLFKYLLDLPHWAPGHRLDDIQAIGVTEYYGLTRIDARSAWYVIGSDTLGPMGHELVPLATQEDAEEFMKDHAGKRILRFDDVKMGLLKDLDAGKF; from the coding sequence ATGCACACCACCAAACACAGACTCGCCGCCCTGCTGCTGCTCACCCTGGCCACCGGCCTCGCCCACGGCGGCGAATTGAATCTCCCCAGCCCCGGGCCCAAGGACACCTGCCCGGTGTGCGGCATGTTCGTCGCGCTGTATCCCGAATGGATCGCCACCGTGCTCTACCAGGACGGCCACGCCCACCACTTCGACGGCGCCAAGGACCTGTTCAAATACCTGCTCGACCTGCCGCACTGGGCCCCCGGCCATCGCTTGGATGACATCCAGGCCATCGGCGTCACCGAATACTACGGCCTCACCCGCATCGACGCCCGCAGCGCCTGGTATGTCATCGGCTCCGACACCCTCGGCCCCATGGGTCACGAACTGGTGCCGCTCGCCACCCAGGAGGACGCCGAGGAATTCATGAAAGACCACGCCGGCAAGCGCATCCTGCGCTTCGACGACGTGAAGATGGGACTGCTGAAGGATCTGGATGCGGGGAAGTTTTAA
- a CDS encoding type II toxin-antitoxin system RelE/ParE family toxin, translated as MITVAETAPFQRKISSLLTEEERADLIAYLAEHPNAGVLLQGTGGIRKLRWGRQGGGKRGGIRVIYFVYNTDMPLYLLAAFGKNEKANISAEERNMLAKAVTDLVDYWKQRNAQGLH; from the coding sequence ATGATCACGGTGGCGGAAACCGCGCCTTTCCAAAGGAAGATCAGTTCGTTGCTCACGGAGGAGGAACGCGCTGACCTGATCGCTTATCTCGCCGAACACCCTAACGCTGGCGTGCTGCTGCAAGGCACAGGCGGTATCAGGAAACTACGCTGGGGCCGTCAGGGCGGAGGCAAACGCGGTGGCATACGCGTGATCTACTTTGTCTACAATACCGACATGCCGCTCTATCTGCTGGCCGCATTCGGCAAAAACGAAAAGGCGAACATCTCTGCGGAAGAACGCAACATGCTCGCCAAAGCGGTCACGGATTTGGTGGATTACTGGAAACAAAGAAATGCGCAAGGCTTACACTGA
- a CDS encoding helix-turn-helix domain-containing protein — MRKAYTDISAGLNDAIAHAKGERSGVAEHRHEPLDVKAIREKTGMSQQRFCATFGISLGTLRHWEQGLRTPRGTARVLLKIVAQNPKAVIKAASE; from the coding sequence ATGCGCAAGGCTTACACTGACATCTCTGCCGGTCTGAATGACGCCATTGCCCATGCCAAGGGTGAACGTTCCGGTGTGGCGGAACATCGTCACGAACCGTTGGACGTGAAAGCCATTCGGGAAAAGACCGGCATGAGCCAGCAGCGTTTCTGCGCCACCTTCGGCATTTCCCTGGGCACACTCCGGCACTGGGAGCAGGGCCTGCGCACACCACGCGGCACCGCAAGGGTACTGCTCAAGATCGTGGCTCAGAACCCCAAGGCCGTTATCAAGGCCGCCTCCGAATAG
- a CDS encoding homoserine dehydrogenase — MTQSSVTVADIAIVGLGEIGGRFLDQMLRLRERGIRIVCAAQNSDTPGKQRAQAAGIPIKTTDEIVALGGAVDVIFDLTGNPEVRKDLRAKMQATGNRHTIIAPETMARMLWAVISDEQLGEGHTSRGY, encoded by the coding sequence ATGACCCAAAGCAGCGTAACCGTTGCCGACATCGCCATCGTCGGCCTGGGTGAAATCGGCGGCCGCTTTCTCGACCAAATGCTGCGCCTGCGCGAGCGCGGCATCCGCATCGTCTGCGCCGCGCAGAACTCCGACACTCCGGGCAAGCAGCGCGCCCAGGCCGCCGGCATACCCATCAAGACCACCGATGAAATCGTCGCCCTCGGCGGAGCAGTGGATGTGATCTTCGATCTCACCGGCAACCCCGAAGTACGCAAAGACCTGCGCGCCAAGATGCAGGCCACCGGCAACCGTCACACCATCATTGCGCCGGAGACCATGGCGCGCATGCTGTGGGCGGTGATCAGTGATGAGCAGCTGGGCGAAGGTCATACCAGCCGGGGGTATTGA
- a CDS encoding ATP-binding protein, with translation MNSLFTKIFLAFWLAAVLLGFTLFGVSRLFGGEVIADAQRELEGKAVTAAALWQEGGMMAAARWLRSQPDSLRLLDASGEPVLRPHMPRHPRLPQVITPGVHPAGRGRVILAAALPHVEPPVFLVQELEPGQLPLTPWWLRLLIAASVTGLVSYGLAALLTRRLRRLRRAAQALAAGDLSVRVGRPGGDEVEALARDFDQMTDHLRDLLDAQKRLLRDVSHELRSPLARLRIALELAERDKEKSLQRIAKEADELEALIADVLSLARLESGQSVLERREVALHELMQQIVTDADFEAEARGCSVDLGANDAATLAGDPVLLRSAIENVVRNAVRHTAPGTTVTVELHSANNAAVITVRDHGGGVPQEAIGRMFEPFTRVGEARERAGGGYGLGLAITGRAVQAHGGSVSAENHPDGGLLVTIRLPL, from the coding sequence ATGAATTCCCTGTTCACCAAGATCTTCCTCGCCTTCTGGCTGGCCGCCGTGCTGCTCGGCTTTACGTTGTTCGGCGTGTCGCGCCTGTTCGGCGGCGAGGTGATCGCCGACGCGCAGCGTGAGCTGGAGGGCAAGGCCGTGACGGCGGCGGCGCTGTGGCAGGAGGGCGGCATGATGGCCGCCGCGCGCTGGCTGCGCAGCCAGCCCGACAGCCTGCGCCTGCTCGATGCAAGCGGCGAGCCGGTCCTGCGCCCGCACATGCCGCGCCATCCGCGCCTGCCGCAGGTGATCACGCCGGGCGTGCATCCGGCCGGACGGGGCCGCGTGATCCTGGCGGCGGCGCTGCCGCACGTGGAGCCGCCGGTATTTCTGGTGCAGGAGCTGGAGCCGGGACAACTGCCGCTGACGCCGTGGTGGCTGCGCCTGCTGATCGCGGCCAGCGTGACCGGCCTGGTGAGCTATGGCCTTGCCGCCCTGCTCACGCGCCGCCTGCGCCGCCTGCGCCGCGCCGCCCAGGCCCTGGCCGCCGGCGATCTCTCCGTGCGTGTCGGTCGCCCCGGCGGCGACGAGGTGGAGGCGCTGGCGCGCGACTTCGATCAAATGACCGATCACCTGCGCGACCTGCTCGACGCGCAGAAGCGCCTGCTGCGCGATGTCTCCCACGAACTGCGCTCGCCGCTGGCGCGTCTGCGCATCGCGCTGGAACTGGCCGAGCGCGACAAGGAAAAGTCATTGCAGCGCATCGCCAAGGAAGCCGACGAACTGGAGGCATTGATCGCCGACGTGCTGTCGTTGGCGCGGCTGGAGTCGGGGCAGTCGGTGCTGGAACGGCGCGAGGTGGCGTTGCACGAGCTGATGCAGCAGATCGTCACCGATGCCGACTTCGAGGCCGAGGCCAGGGGATGCAGCGTGGACCTTGGCGCCAACGACGCCGCCACCCTGGCCGGCGATCCGGTGCTGCTGCGCTCCGCCATCGAAAACGTCGTGCGCAATGCCGTACGCCACACCGCGCCGGGAACGACGGTGACGGTCGAACTGCACAGCGCGAACAACGCGGCAGTCATCACCGTGCGCGATCACGGTGGCGGCGTGCCACAGGAGGCCATCGGTCGCATGTTCGAACCCTTCACCCGCGTCGGCGAGGCGCGCGAACGCGCCGGCGGCGGCTATGGCCTCGGCCTCGCCATCACCGGCCGCGCCGTCCAGGCCCACGGCGGCAGCGTCAGTGCCGAAAACCATCCTGACGGTGGTCTGCTGGTCACCATTCGACTACCGCTGTAA
- a CDS encoding response regulator transcription factor produces the protein MSKILLIDDDEALCELLAEYLAGEGFAVQAVHDGVQGEALAIAGEWDAIILDVMLPGMNGFDVLKRIKPKTATPVLMLTARGEDTDTVLGLELGADDYVAKPVSPRVLVARLRALLRRKGEDAAAGVLRVGDVVLDEAGRRVSVGGSEVVLTGAEFNLLALLLRHAGHVVSRDVLAEDGLGRALQAFDRRIETHMAQIRRKLGPLPDGSARIQTVRGAGYQYVAR, from the coding sequence ATGTCAAAAATCCTGCTGATCGACGATGACGAGGCGCTGTGCGAGTTGCTGGCCGAATACCTGGCCGGCGAGGGCTTTGCCGTGCAGGCGGTGCATGACGGCGTGCAGGGCGAGGCGCTCGCCATCGCCGGCGAGTGGGACGCCATCATCCTCGACGTGATGCTGCCCGGCATGAACGGCTTCGATGTGCTCAAGCGCATCAAGCCGAAGACTGCGACGCCGGTGCTGATGCTCACCGCGCGCGGCGAGGACACCGACACCGTGCTCGGCCTGGAGCTGGGTGCCGATGATTATGTGGCCAAGCCGGTCAGCCCGCGTGTGCTGGTGGCGCGGTTACGCGCGCTGTTGCGGCGGAAGGGTGAGGATGCGGCTGCTGGTGTGCTGCGTGTCGGTGATGTCGTTCTCGACGAGGCCGGACGCCGCGTCAGCGTCGGCGGCAGCGAGGTGGTGCTGACCGGCGCCGAGTTCAATCTGCTCGCCCTGCTGCTGCGCCATGCCGGCCATGTGGTGTCGCGTGACGTGCTGGCCGAGGACGGTCTCGGCCGCGCGCTGCAGGCCTTCGACCGCCGCATCGAAACCCACATGGCGCAGATCCGCCGCAAGCTCGGTCCGCTGCCCGACGGCAGTGCACGTATCCAGACGGTGCGCGGCGCCGGCTATCAATACGTGGCGCGCTGA
- a CDS encoding Spy/CpxP family protein refolding chaperone: MKRTNKILVTVLAGSLLLGGGAALAFGGHPGMDGCDRGGMMSLRGMPQIDNLTDAQRSQLDTLRKEQRDAMRKQMDAMSDARDELRTALDKGADTATIRKLAEKQAAQIANMIVARAEMQQRLEAILTPEQRAQFREQAQQRFGGMGQPRHGW; the protein is encoded by the coding sequence ATGAAGCGTACCAACAAAATTCTCGTCACCGTACTGGCCGGCTCCCTGCTGCTCGGCGGCGGCGCCGCCCTCGCCTTCGGCGGCCATCCCGGCATGGACGGCTGCGACCGCGGCGGCATGATGTCGCTGCGCGGCATGCCGCAGATCGACAACCTGACCGACGCACAGCGCAGCCAGCTCGACACGCTGCGCAAGGAACAGCGCGACGCCATGCGCAAGCAGATGGATGCCATGAGCGACGCCCGCGATGAACTGCGCACTGCCCTGGACAAGGGCGCCGATACCGCCACCATCCGCAAGCTGGCCGAAAAACAGGCGGCCCAGATCGCCAACATGATCGTGGCCCGTGCCGAGATGCAGCAGAGGCTTGAGGCGATCCTGACCCCCGAACAACGCGCCCAGTTCAGGGAACAGGCCCAGCAGCGTTTCGGCGGCATGGGCCAGCCGCGCCACGGCTGGTAA
- a CDS encoding metallophosphoesterase family protein, translating to MKIAVLSDIHGNVPALEAVLEDVTRWRPDEVIVNGDLVNRGPYSLVCLHLLQRSFPAVRFLRGNHEDFVLSCEEKAYDPEHPLFDLRRFAHWTHAQLGAAVAELRRWDNHIDLTELDGGALHITHGSRLGSRDGISARTAEADLPAKLGERRDLFITSHTHKPLWRLFDGTLVVNTGSVGAPFDVDHRACYGRFLFDGRRWQAEVVRVAYDYAQTERDFAASGFLAAGGPLTRLMLEELRHARMFVGPWMQQYHDAVKNGEISVARAVEDFLGNAL from the coding sequence ATGAAGATTGCGGTCCTTTCCGACATCCACGGCAATGTCCCGGCGCTGGAGGCGGTGCTGGAGGATGTGACGCGCTGGCGGCCCGATGAGGTGATCGTCAACGGCGACCTCGTCAATCGCGGTCCCTACAGCCTGGTCTGCCTGCATCTGCTGCAACGTAGCTTTCCGGCCGTCCGCTTTCTGCGCGGCAACCACGAGGATTTCGTGCTGTCGTGCGAGGAAAAGGCCTACGACCCGGAGCATCCCCTGTTCGACCTGCGCCGCTTCGCCCACTGGACCCATGCCCAGCTCGGCGCCGCGGTGGCCGAGTTGCGCCGCTGGGACAACCACATCGATCTCACCGAACTGGACGGCGGCGCCCTGCACATCACCCATGGATCGCGTCTGGGCAGCCGCGACGGCATCTCGGCGCGCACGGCGGAGGCGGATCTGCCGGCCAAGCTGGGCGAGCGGCGCGACCTGTTCATCACCTCGCATACCCACAAGCCGCTGTGGCGCCTGTTCGACGGTACCCTGGTGGTCAACACCGGCTCGGTAGGGGCGCCCTTCGACGTGGACCACCGCGCCTGCTACGGTCGCTTTCTCTTCGACGGCCGCCGCTGGCAGGCCGAGGTGGTGCGCGTCGCGTATGATTACGCACAGACCGAACGCGACTTCGCTGCCAGCGGCTTTCTCGCCGCGGGCGGCCCGCTGACGCGGCTGATGCTGGAGGAGTTGCGCCACGCCCGCATGTTCGTCGGGCCGTGGATGCAGCAGTATCACGATGCGGTGAAGAACGGCGAGATCAGCGTGGCGCGTGCGGTGGAGGATTTCCTGGGTAATGCGTTGTAA
- a CDS encoding tetratricopeptide repeat protein, with product MKRYVLLLLLLAAPALADSIDEAAAALDAGDHSRALLLLRPLARDGNMDAQYLLGSLYSSGGNDVAQDGAEAVKWLTRAAEQGHQQAANTLGMMYVSGLGVKMDETEAKKWFALAGKIAEASNKSSDCE from the coding sequence ATGAAACGCTACGTCCTGCTGTTGCTGCTCCTGGCCGCTCCGGCCCTGGCCGACTCCATCGACGAGGCCGCCGCGGCCCTGGATGCCGGCGACCACAGCCGCGCACTGCTGCTGCTGCGCCCGCTGGCGCGCGACGGCAACATGGACGCCCAGTACCTGCTCGGCAGCCTGTACAGCAGCGGCGGCAACGACGTGGCGCAGGATGGCGCGGAGGCGGTCAAGTGGCTGACACGCGCCGCCGAGCAGGGCCACCAGCAGGCGGCCAATACCCTCGGCATGATGTATGTCAGCGGCCTTGGGGTGAAGATGGACGAGACCGAGGCGAAGAAATGGTTCGCCCTCGCCGGCAAGATCGCCGAGGCCAGCAACAAGTCCAGCGATTGCGAATAG
- a CDS encoding FAD-dependent oxidoreductase codes for MHPIVIIGTGLAGYTLARELRKLDSVTPLVMITADDGGFYSKPMLSNALLRGKTPAELVSADAAKMAADLDAVIKVRTRVEAIDTTAHTVTANGEVIAYSRLVLAVGARPIRLPLEGDGAVDVLTVNSLDDYAQFHAQLPGPRRVAVIGPGLIGCEFANDLAGAGHKVSIIGPDPHPLGRLLPSEAGNAVRSALSAIGIGWHLGTVVSRVERNGSAYRLLLADGSAVEADVVLSAIGLQADTRLAQQAGLAVNRGIVVDVQLRASAADVYALGDCAEVNGTVRPFVLPLMEQARTLAAVLAGREAAVNYPPMPVAVKTPACPVVVAPPAPGAPGEWRVQVDADGVRAEFVDGAQLRGFALTGAATAAKQALVKQLMA; via the coding sequence ATGCACCCCATCGTCATCATCGGTACCGGCCTGGCCGGTTACACCCTGGCGCGGGAGCTGCGCAAGCTGGACAGCGTCACGCCGCTGGTCATGATCACGGCGGACGATGGCGGCTTCTATTCCAAGCCGATGCTGTCCAACGCGCTGCTGCGCGGCAAGACGCCGGCGGAGTTGGTGAGTGCTGATGCGGCCAAGATGGCCGCCGACCTCGATGCCGTGATCAAGGTGCGCACGCGTGTGGAAGCCATCGACACGACGGCGCACACCGTGACGGCCAATGGCGAGGTGATCGCCTACTCGCGCCTGGTGCTCGCCGTGGGCGCACGCCCGATCCGCCTGCCGCTGGAGGGCGATGGCGCGGTCGACGTGCTGACGGTGAACAGCCTGGATGACTACGCGCAGTTCCATGCGCAGTTGCCGGGCCCGCGGCGCGTGGCGGTGATCGGCCCCGGCCTCATCGGCTGCGAGTTCGCCAATGACCTCGCCGGTGCCGGGCATAAGGTCAGCATCATCGGCCCCGACCCGCATCCGCTCGGGCGACTGTTGCCGAGTGAGGCGGGCAACGCGGTGCGTAGCGCATTGAGTGCCATCGGTATTGGGTGGCATCTCGGCACCGTGGTGTCGCGCGTCGAGCGCAACGGCAGCGCCTATCGTCTGTTGCTGGCCGACGGCAGCGCGGTGGAGGCCGATGTGGTGCTGTCCGCCATCGGCCTGCAGGCAGACACACGCCTGGCGCAGCAGGCGGGACTCGCCGTCAATCGCGGCATCGTGGTGGATGTACAGCTGCGCGCCAGTGCAGCGGATGTGTACGCGCTGGGCGACTGCGCCGAGGTCAACGGCACGGTGCGGCCCTTCGTGCTGCCGCTGATGGAGCAGGCGCGCACCCTGGCGGCGGTGCTGGCGGGGCGTGAGGCGGCGGTGAACTATCCGCCCATGCCGGTGGCGGTGAAGACGCCGGCCTGTCCGGTGGTGGTGGCGCCGCCGGCGCCGGGTGCGCCGGGCGAATGGCGCGTGCAGGTGGATGCCGACGGTGTGCGGGCCGAGTTCGTCGACGGCGCGCAGCTGCGCGGCTTCGCCCTCACCGGCGCGGCGACGGCGGCCAAGCAGGCGCTGGTGAAGCAGTTGATGGCCTGA
- the rd gene encoding rubredoxin: MKKYQCIVCGYIYDEAAGDPAEGIAPGTRWEDIPEDWECPECGVAKADFEMVEI; encoded by the coding sequence ATGAAAAAGTATCAGTGCATCGTCTGCGGCTACATCTACGATGAAGCGGCCGGCGACCCGGCCGAAGGCATCGCCCCCGGCACCCGCTGGGAAGACATTCCGGAAGACTGGGAGTGTCCGGAGTGCGGCGTGGCCAAGGCCGACTTCGAGATGGTGGAGATCTGA
- a CDS encoding rubrerythrin family protein, producing MQPKDIKTLANLEAALAGESMAHIKYMYFARICRAMGDEESAQVFEATAAQEVQHAFGHMDLLFPKATLNPARCLELAIEGETYEYTEMYPSFRHTALEEQQSDAVREFDEQIAESQEHAEQFKAVLEKAAKRFAALAKVEERHANHYREALARVNA from the coding sequence ATGCAGCCCAAAGACATCAAGACCCTCGCCAACCTGGAAGCCGCGCTTGCCGGCGAATCCATGGCCCACATCAAGTACATGTACTTCGCCCGCATCTGCCGCGCCATGGGCGACGAAGAGAGCGCCCAGGTCTTCGAGGCCACCGCCGCGCAGGAAGTCCAGCACGCCTTCGGCCACATGGACCTGCTGTTCCCCAAGGCGACCCTGAACCCGGCGCGCTGCCTGGAGCTGGCCATCGAGGGCGAGACCTACGAGTACACCGAGATGTACCCGAGCTTCCGCCACACCGCGCTGGAAGAGCAGCAGTCCGACGCCGTGCGCGAATTCGACGAGCAGATCGCCGAGTCGCAGGAGCACGCCGAACAGTTCAAGGCGGTGCTGGAGAAGGCGGCCAAGCGCTTCGCCGCCCTGGCCAAGGTGGAAGAGCGCCACGCCAACCATTACCGCGAGGCCCTGGCGCGCGTGAACGCCTGA
- the oxyR gene encoding DNA-binding transcriptional regulator OxyR, whose amino-acid sequence MNLRDLEYLVALDEERHFHRAAERCFVSQPTLSGQIKKLEEYLGVMLVERGRQVRMTEAGRLVAAQARRVLTEARGVKEIATTFRDPMAGRLQLGVIPTIAPYLLPLFVPRLHKRHPRLQLFLHEHQTAVLLDKLRNGDLDLLLLALPVETDEFEEIDLYREPFLLSVPAGHPDLAGVKTAGLDHLHGQEVLLLEEGHCLRGQALDVCLLGGASEYSGFRGTSLETVRQMVAEGIGITLMPQLAQGREKSIRYIPFADPVPTRRVGLLHRSGSYRTEAFAAVAQAVREAVTPVLGERWIVDQSQGSVRK is encoded by the coding sequence ATGAACCTGCGTGACCTGGAATATCTGGTGGCCCTGGACGAGGAGCGGCATTTCCACCGCGCCGCCGAGCGCTGTTTCGTCAGCCAGCCGACCCTGAGCGGCCAGATCAAGAAACTGGAGGAATACCTCGGCGTGATGCTGGTGGAGCGTGGCCGCCAGGTGCGCATGACCGAGGCCGGCCGGCTGGTGGCGGCACAGGCGCGGCGCGTGCTCACCGAGGCACGCGGGGTGAAGGAGATCGCCACCACCTTCCGCGACCCCATGGCCGGTCGCCTGCAGCTGGGCGTGATCCCCACCATCGCTCCTTATCTGCTGCCGCTGTTCGTGCCGCGCCTGCACAAGCGTCACCCGCGCCTGCAGCTGTTTCTGCACGAACACCAGACCGCCGTGCTGTTGGACAAGCTGCGCAACGGTGACCTCGACCTGCTGCTGCTGGCCCTGCCGGTGGAGACCGACGAGTTCGAAGAGATCGATCTGTATCGGGAACCCTTCCTGCTCAGCGTGCCGGCCGGACATCCCGACCTCGCCGGTGTGAAGACGGCGGGGCTGGACCACCTGCATGGCCAGGAGGTGCTGCTGCTGGAGGAGGGCCACTGCCTGCGCGGCCAGGCGCTGGATGTCTGCCTGCTGGGCGGGGCGAGCGAATACAGCGGCTTCCGCGGCACCAGCCTGGAGACGGTGCGCCAGATGGTGGCGGAGGGCATCGGCATCACCCTGATGCCGCAACTGGCCCAGGGCAGGGAGAAGAGCATCCGCTACATCCCCTTCGCCGATCCGGTGCCGACGCGCCGCGTCGGCCTGCTCCACCGCAGCGGCAGCTACCGCACCGAGGCCTTTGCCGCCGTGGCGCAGGCGGTACGCGAGGCGGTGACGCCGGTGCTGGGCGAGCGCTGGATTGTGGACCAGTCGCAAGGCTCGGTCCGCAAATGA